A single genomic interval of Granulicella tundricola MP5ACTX9 harbors:
- a CDS encoding SDR family NAD(P)-dependent oxidoreductase — MSALDGKVAVITGGNSGIGLATAQRFVEEGAYVFITARRQTELDKAVALIGKNVTAIAADVTSLDDLDRIATTVKTQKGKVDIIVSSAGITEQGEIDSLTPEHFDKVFNLNGRAPVFLVQKLLPLMKGNGSIILVSSAMHLMGIPGHTAYAATKAAMRSYARTWAAEFKDRGIRVNTLSPGVTDTPMLSDQAAGLGDYDAVVNMYKSMVPLGRLARAQEIANAAVFLGSEQSSYLTGSDLMADGGIGQV; from the coding sequence ATGAGCGCACTCGATGGAAAGGTAGCTGTAATCACGGGAGGAAACAGTGGGATCGGTCTTGCGACCGCCCAGCGCTTCGTGGAAGAGGGAGCCTACGTCTTCATCACGGCTCGTCGGCAAACGGAGTTGGATAAGGCGGTGGCGCTTATCGGCAAGAACGTGACGGCTATCGCAGCAGATGTTACGAGCCTCGATGACCTCGATCGTATTGCAACCACGGTGAAGACCCAGAAAGGCAAAGTTGACATCATCGTCTCCAGTGCTGGAATAACCGAGCAGGGAGAAATCGATTCGCTTACACCGGAACATTTTGACAAGGTCTTCAACTTGAATGGGAGAGCTCCCGTTTTCCTGGTACAGAAGTTATTGCCCTTAATGAAGGGTAACGGCTCGATCATCTTGGTGTCCTCGGCCATGCACCTGATGGGAATTCCTGGCCACACCGCCTACGCTGCGACCAAGGCGGCAATGCGCTCGTATGCCCGGACTTGGGCGGCAGAATTCAAAGACCGGGGCATTCGGGTGAACACGTTGAGCCCCGGCGTCACTGACACGCCGATGCTCTCCGATCAGGCGGCGGGACTGGGGGACTATGACGCTGTGGTCAACATGTACAAGAGCATGGTGCCACTTGGGCGACTTGCACGAGCCCAGGAGATCGCAAACGCCGCAGTCTTCCTAGGATCCGAACAAAGTTCCTATTTGACTGGCTCCGATCTGATGGCGGACGGCGGAATAGGCCAAGTCTAG